From Selenihalanaerobacter shriftii, one genomic window encodes:
- a CDS encoding PP2C family protein-serine/threonine phosphatase, whose protein sequence is MRKDNSELLTKFISKPGNFKKNRDYFAYAEHDDMACWVLADGLDSAPDVLSAEIVVGSILNDFTENPSMKKRHIKKYIRNANQALLHESRMMNLQSAVLVVITDYNSIIWGNVGNTRLYHLRKGRINLKSKDHSLAQMMVDAGELEDRQINHHQERNNLTDYLGQRDKIKPYVSKKHTLKDDDFLLMCTSGFWENLEDKEIGAAAKEATEAQGFIEELEGIMLNKDNDNLDNYSMVSVFAKKVFKEEKNSRKNLYKKAAVILIPIFMLTGGFIVYRKIRAASNLKRQKQLILRKIKQATTRSRSADKLARKGNSRQALAEYKKSKETYRKHGKKEKVAEIDKKMKRTETIILGEKIEKEADKQFDEAKYERALTKYEAAKLKYLKVDDYDLNNIEEKIAKTENILKAISYEEEGNMFFKSNQFSVSKEKYTAALDIYSKYELANKKERINQKIEKSQQLMNSNQRVVRARKVESSGDELFKMRDFKSATLKYTEAKVIYSELGMSRKVSKLEEKINSISSSKAYIEAKEYENQADVQLEKSKYTEALFGFKQANKIYSRIGKDRDCTRIEKKIEDSKKIIKAQKAEAEGDELLKMQNFENASLRYMEAKVIYAEMDMEDDMEMIQQKITNVSTAKLYKEAKEYEGLADMQFDNEKYKEALFNYKQANKMYGKVSKGKDYARVREKIQKTEEEKEKFLFFF, encoded by the coding sequence ATGAGAAAAGATAATAGTGAATTATTAACAAAATTCATAAGTAAGCCTGGTAATTTTAAAAAAAATAGAGATTATTTTGCTTATGCGGAACATGATGATATGGCATGTTGGGTATTAGCTGACGGATTAGATTCAGCTCCTGATGTCTTAAGTGCAGAGATAGTAGTAGGAAGTATATTGAATGATTTTACAGAAAATCCTTCTATGAAAAAAAGACATATAAAGAAGTATATTAGGAATGCTAATCAGGCTTTGCTGCATGAGAGTCGCATGATGAATTTGCAGTCTGCAGTATTGGTTGTTATTACTGACTATAATTCGATTATTTGGGGTAATGTAGGTAACACACGATTGTATCATTTAAGAAAAGGTAGAATTAATCTTAAGAGTAAGGACCATAGTTTAGCTCAAATGATGGTTGATGCAGGTGAGTTAGAAGATAGACAAATAAATCATCATCAAGAGCGAAATAACCTTACAGATTATTTAGGGCAAAGAGATAAAATCAAGCCATATGTAAGTAAGAAACATACATTAAAAGATGATGATTTTCTATTAATGTGTACTTCAGGGTTTTGGGAAAACCTTGAGGATAAAGAAATAGGAGCTGCTGCAAAAGAAGCAACTGAAGCTCAAGGTTTTATAGAGGAATTAGAAGGAATTATGTTAAACAAAGATAATGATAATCTTGACAATTATTCTATGGTCTCTGTATTTGCCAAAAAAGTATTCAAAGAAGAAAAAAATAGTCGAAAGAACTTATATAAAAAAGCTGCAGTAATATTAATTCCAATTTTTATGCTAACAGGCGGTTTTATTGTTTATAGAAAAATAAGGGCAGCTAGTAATCTCAAAAGACAGAAACAACTAATATTAAGAAAAATAAAGCAAGCTACTACTAGAAGTAGATCAGCCGATAAATTGGCTAGAAAAGGCAATAGTAGGCAGGCGTTAGCTGAATATAAAAAATCAAAAGAGACATATAGAAAACATGGAAAAAAAGAAAAAGTAGCAGAGATTGATAAGAAAATGAAAAGAACGGAAACTATAATACTAGGTGAAAAAATAGAAAAAGAAGCAGATAAGCAATTTGATGAAGCTAAATACGAAAGAGCGTTAACTAAATATGAAGCAGCAAAATTAAAGTATTTAAAGGTTGATGATTATGATTTAAATAATATTGAAGAGAAGATAGCTAAAACTGAAAATATATTAAAAGCTATAAGCTATGAAGAAGAAGGCAATATGTTCTTTAAATCAAATCAGTTTTCAGTTTCAAAAGAAAAGTATACTGCTGCTCTTGATATATATAGCAAATATGAATTAGCTAATAAAAAAGAAAGAATAAACCAAAAAATTGAAAAATCCCAACAGCTAATGAATAGTAATCAGAGAGTTGTTAGAGCTAGAAAAGTTGAGTCTTCAGGTGATGAGTTATTTAAAATGAGAGATTTTAAGAGTGCTACCTTAAAATATACTGAGGCTAAGGTTATATACTCAGAATTAGGAATGAGCAGAAAAGTTAGTAAACTTGAAGAAAAGATTAATAGTATCTCTTCGTCTAAAGCCTATATAGAAGCAAAAGAATATGAAAATCAGGCAGATGTTCAGTTAGAAAAATCAAAATATACTGAAGCGTTATTTGGCTTTAAGCAAGCTAATAAAATATATTCTAGAATTGGTAAAGATAGAGACTGTACAAGGATAGAGAAAAAAATAGAGGATAGCAAAAAAATTATTAAAGCTCAAAAAGCTGAAGCAGAAGGTGATGAATTACTGAAAATGCAGAATTTTGAAAATGCTAGTTTAAGATATATGGAAGCTAAGGTTATATATGCAGAAATGGATATGGAAGATGATATGGAGATGATTCAGCAAAAGATCACAAATGTTTCAACAGCTAAATTATATAAGGAAGCAAAAGAGTATGAGGGACTTGCAGATATGCAGTTTGATAATGAAAAATACAAAGAGGCATTATTCAATTATAAACAGGCTAATAAGATGTATGGTAAAGTAAGTAAAGGGAAAGATTATGCTAGAGTTAGAGAAAAGATTCAGAAAACAGAAGAAGAAAAGGAGAAATTTTTATTCTTCTTTTAA
- a CDS encoding DNA and RNA helicase, translated as MYILDKSQNLNYTNTNKEMVIKFRVAQIEETEDFRTYNSEIFFDNKIELKEDEFELGRFKLREGAELRSNYNDFLDFSTKYNTINIINVKYANVEKHTLHPLIIRTFAKKLLKASYDNNLDTIFAMESLNSKTIDRDVIISYLVRRLGIAEKGYTNLELYEYMKKIVKELSGVKLNEERRDKGPKKIIVD; from the coding sequence GTGTATATACTAGATAAAAGCCAAAATTTAAATTATACTAATACAAATAAAGAAATGGTAATTAAATTTAGAGTGGCTCAAATTGAAGAAACAGAAGATTTTAGAACTTATAATAGTGAAATCTTTTTTGATAATAAGATAGAATTAAAAGAGGATGAATTTGAATTAGGAAGATTTAAGCTTAGAGAAGGAGCAGAATTAAGATCTAATTATAATGATTTCTTAGATTTTTCTACTAAATATAATACTATAAATATAATTAATGTAAAGTATGCTAACGTAGAGAAACATACACTTCATCCTTTAATTATAAGGACTTTTGCTAAAAAATTATTAAAAGCTTCATATGATAATAATTTGGATACTATATTTGCGATGGAATCTTTAAATTCAAAAACTATAGATAGAGATGTAATAATAAGTTATTTAGTTAGAAGATTAGGTATAGCTGAGAAAGGTTATACAAATTTAGAGTTATATGAATATATGAAGAAGATAGTTAAGGAATTATCTGGGGTTAAATTAAATGAAGAGAGAAGAGATAAAGGTCCAAAGAAGATAATAGTTGATTAA
- a CDS encoding FHA domain-containing protein codes for MKMERCQSGHLYNPKKYKQCPYCDEQNLEGNMGAKQEKKTSTVSDTNKNGVKTLAYWDNQDGINPVVGWLVCIDGAQRGKDYRILSEKNFIGRSEDMHIYIKGDNAISRRNHAVISYNPKRRHFMLIPGAETTGIIYVNEEAIYAPTELSPYDVVGMGNSEFIFIPLCGQHFEWENDL; via the coding sequence ATGAAGATGGAAAGGTGTCAAAGCGGTCATTTATATAATCCTAAAAAATATAAGCAATGTCCTTATTGTGATGAACAGAATTTAGAAGGAAACATGGGAGCTAAACAAGAAAAAAAGACATCCACAGTTTCAGATACAAATAAAAATGGGGTAAAGACTTTAGCATATTGGGATAATCAAGATGGTATAAATCCGGTAGTAGGTTGGTTAGTATGTATAGATGGTGCACAACGAGGAAAAGATTATAGAATTTTAAGTGAGAAGAACTTCATAGGTCGTTCGGAAGATATGCATATATATATTAAAGGAGATAATGCAATATCCCGTAGGAACCATGCAGTAATAAGTTACAATCCTAAGCGGCGACATTTTATGTTAATTCCAGGGGCAGAAACAACAGGTATAATTTATGTTAATGAAGAAGCAATCTATGCTCCGACAGAGTTATCGCCGTATGATGTAGTGGGAATGGGTAATAGCGAATTTATATTTATTCCATTATGTGGTCAGCATTTTGAGTGGGAGAATGACTTATAA
- a CDS encoding FHA domain-containing protein — protein MKKFNHILRRILSIINIPQHIKRYYLKRKISKYKNNEYDINNAKDKNDAIITNSNKNSLLLKIINFLVVMGVSALIVYFNLVYQDRRLLIVSIAIPIIIGIVFLVKRYRRGRIERRVNHEIRSLILKDSDDKIIHEWDINELRSVLIGKKTKVNEVDVDLSQATYSSLISREHAVMNNTGDKWYFEDIGSSNGSGIKRKNTDKKFKINEGKPYPINSGDTIYIANTKLLVK, from the coding sequence ATGAAGAAATTTAATCATATATTAAGAAGAATATTATCTATAATTAACATACCTCAACATATTAAGAGATACTATTTAAAGCGCAAAATATCAAAGTACAAGAATAATGAATATGATATAAATAATGCTAAAGATAAAAATGATGCTATTATTACAAATAGTAACAAAAATAGTTTGTTATTAAAAATCATAAATTTCTTAGTGGTGATGGGAGTATCAGCACTTATAGTCTATTTTAATTTAGTATATCAGGATCGGAGATTATTAATAGTAAGCATCGCTATCCCGATTATTATAGGAATAGTATTCTTAGTAAAGAGGTATAGAAGGGGAAGGATTGAGAGAAGAGTAAATCACGAAATAAGATCACTAATATTGAAAGATAGTGATGATAAGATAATACATGAATGGGATATTAATGAATTAAGATCTGTATTAATAGGTAAAAAAACAAAGGTAAATGAAGTAGATGTAGATTTATCTCAAGCAACTTATTCATCTCTTATAAGTCGTGAACATGCAGTAATGAATAATACAGGTGATAAATGGTATTTTGAGGATATCGGCTCTTCAAATGGAAGTGGAATTAAAAGAAAGAACACAGATAAGAAATTTAAAATTAACGAGGGTAAACCTTATCCAATCAATTCGGGGGATACTATATATATAGCAAATACGAAATTATTAGTTAAATAA
- a CDS encoding PP2C family protein-serine/threonine phosphatase, translating to MLRTIVQFPNIVFWFIGLLLIIKYLLKANFKNKKCKSEILIGNAQTIGNRKEQEDAFATIKDDNRILAVLADGMGGFALGKEASDLVVQTFLEAFSRNYNINSINKFLINTAYISNSKVLELAENRHVGTTLVTAMFNNNVFYWAAVGDSSLYLYRNRELFPMNQKHIYANKLKAEYKAGEISREEQFSHPKRDRLTSYLGYEDFHEIDYSKTPIELKKEDKIIICSDGISDVISNIELENILEKKIHPIDTSEMILKLVLNKHRTNQDNATVIVLEKVK from the coding sequence TTGCTTAGAACGATTGTACAATTTCCTAATATTGTATTTTGGTTTATTGGATTGTTATTGATAATTAAGTATCTTTTAAAGGCTAATTTTAAGAATAAAAAATGCAAATCAGAAATATTAATAGGGAATGCTCAAACTATTGGCAATAGAAAAGAACAAGAGGATGCTTTTGCTACAATAAAGGATGATAATAGGATTTTAGCTGTATTGGCTGATGGAATGGGAGGTTTTGCTTTAGGTAAGGAAGCGAGTGATTTAGTAGTACAAACTTTTTTAGAAGCATTTTCTAGGAATTACAATATTAATTCTATTAACAAATTCTTAATCAACACTGCATACATAAGCAATTCTAAAGTGTTAGAGTTAGCTGAAAACAGACATGTTGGGACAACCTTGGTTACAGCGATGTTTAATAATAATGTGTTTTATTGGGCAGCTGTTGGAGATAGCAGTTTATATCTTTATAGAAACCGAGAATTGTTTCCGATGAATCAAAAACATATCTATGCGAATAAGTTAAAGGCAGAGTATAAAGCAGGCGAAATAAGTAGAGAAGAGCAGTTTAGTCATCCTAAAAGAGATAGACTTACAAGTTATTTAGGGTATGAAGATTTTCATGAGATTGATTATAGTAAGACTCCAATAGAATTAAAGAAAGAAGATAAGATAATTATTTGTAGTGATGGAATATCTGATGTAATTTCTAATATAGAATTGGAGAATATTCTAGAAAAGAAGATTCATCCCATAGATACTTCGGAGATGATATTAAAATTGGTATTAAATAAGCATAGAACTAACCAAGATAATGCTACAGTCATCGTATTAGAAAAGGTCAAATAA
- a CDS encoding serine/threonine protein kinase — protein MEEAYNLHVENEQIDYIYLPETTILNEKYAIVEKLTERSNLSIVYLAINIQTKQRVVVKEFFSANLVLRDLDGINIVCKNSLHKDKLENEKESFLNEAKVMQKLQNKNIAKCYDYFKENNTVYIVMKYYPGETLTDYLRKNDDISINEFLEDVYFSLLNAIHSIHKEGYIHRDIKPDNIIINQNKPILIDFGSTINYKKEDHDKIILTPGFSPIEFYSTKTKQGIYSDIYSLSAILYYFCTKTIPDEVIDRIIEDNLISVNHLNNQISDYLNDFIMRNLSLDYNKRDKSLHFFKLKLWKEYLKFKFKKIIM, from the coding sequence ATGGAAGAAGCATACAATTTACATGTTGAAAACGAACAAATTGATTATATTTATCTTCCTGAAACAACTATTTTAAATGAAAAATATGCGATTGTAGAGAAATTAACTGAAAGAAGTAATCTATCAATTGTATATTTAGCAATAAATATTCAAACAAAACAAAGAGTAGTTGTTAAGGAGTTTTTTTCAGCAAATTTAGTATTAAGAGATTTAGATGGAATAAATATTGTATGTAAAAATAGTTTACATAAAGATAAGTTAGAAAATGAGAAAGAATCTTTTTTAAATGAAGCAAAGGTAATGCAAAAATTACAAAATAAAAATATTGCTAAATGTTATGATTATTTTAAGGAGAATAATACTGTTTATATAGTAATGAAGTATTATCCTGGAGAAACATTAACAGATTATTTGAGAAAAAATGATGATATTTCTATCAATGAATTTTTAGAAGATGTATATTTTTCTTTATTAAATGCCATTCATAGTATACATAAAGAGGGTTACATTCATAGAGATATAAAACCAGATAATATAATAATAAATCAAAATAAACCTATATTAATTGATTTCGGTTCGACAATTAATTATAAGAAAGAAGATCATGATAAAATCATTCTAACACCTGGATTTTCACCTATAGAATTTTATTCAACTAAGACAAAGCAAGGTATATATTCAGATATTTATAGTCTATCAGCTATTTTATATTATTTTTGTACTAAGACTATTCCCGATGAAGTTATAGACAGGATTATTGAAGATAATTTAATATCAGTAAATCATTTAAATAATCAGATATCTGATTATTTAAATGATTTCATAATGCGGAACTTATCACTTGATTATAATAAAAGAGATAAATCTCTTCACTTTTTTAAATTAAAACTATGGAAAGAATACTTAAAATTTAAATTTAAGAAAATAATTATGTAA
- a CDS encoding DnaJ domain-containing protein — MKNYYKILGVNQNVDFSQIKKAYRKLALKYHPDKHQNDKKMEEKFKEIVGAYEVLSSEDSRRKYDVKLARRFNRARNKNKKKNSQSVHNKFNQGDFRNVEKNFESFFGFNPKTKKKVKKKKEKKNPMDTDDLFDRCFGVKE; from the coding sequence ATGAAGAATTATTATAAAATTTTGGGTGTGAATCAGAATGTTGATTTTTCACAGATTAAAAAAGCTTATAGGAAATTAGCATTAAAATATCATCCAGATAAACATCAGAATGATAAAAAGATGGAAGAGAAATTTAAAGAAATTGTTGGAGCATATGAAGTATTAAGTTCCGAGGATAGTAGAAGAAAATATGATGTTAAATTAGCTAGAAGATTTAATAGAGCTAGGAATAAAAATAAAAAGAAAAATAGCCAAAGTGTTCATAATAAATTTAATCAAGGAGACTTTAGAAATGTTGAAAAAAACTTTGAAAGCTTCTTTGGATTTAATCCTAAAACAAAAAAGAAGGTAAAGAAGAAAAAAGAAAAAAAGAACCCTATGGACACTGATGATCTTTTTGATAGATGTTTTGGTGTCAAGGAATAA